The following proteins are co-located in the Carassius carassius chromosome 39, fCarCar2.1, whole genome shotgun sequence genome:
- the zgc:111868 gene encoding serine-rich adhesin for platelets, whose translation MDMEWKRVHLLIFLSFLKPAVGYEGWVSQSVQPQNWSVLHKLSNPRNGQSSVLEAPVTGSIPVEEVASNMLAGKNPYASKSPLSRSQYVKRGFSSSYGSMSHTQSAPNVLDRISSPLQLQGSSSPNAQKIFNKAASGEGSYSPSALSSKYGSGLQSVSAPLSSTPVRGDGFSGSSIRSNLFFSPLDVSGPLPSDQSSSNPSASSQGNSGLKLGGTSSWLSTLSSSSTGSSSSYRHLSTSQGSSEPQLAGGSSQRVSASGLLIHSPSTESQNTPGSFYAKPAASPIGFHQLTTGQSSYGKYKPSSVSRVGNQLAASRYVPRQDSSSGSSVQPQGTTSQHAPAFYFGAKLPVSSQYSKVTPSGYLSPSQSSLKWQPSTSRTQGFQTVSGTGTSRSTSWPNNGFSSLSSTGGSVQSQPASSQKALASLDARVPEYSQTASSASSAPSQTSQWDPFTSRWSHGFQTSGAVASHSSSPSQGSSTSKSFTLTSAASPSQFASKQEGSGRYIGLSIQSPSTSSLHSPGSSEYAKLAASTLGVSLPTSGERSYSQYTSSSWSRAGPQLADSTHHAPVQTGSMFTGGSSLQKQGTSLYAPPHLDVKMPMYNQAPSGPSRSLSQPFQWQPSSSLSQAFQNSGTVASQSSSPSQGPKTPTMFSTSARSSDQFASPKEGSGSYSGLSQSALTLTSPESPTYIKRGSSLFDVSRKSSSGLSTNRMYTSSSQSRDGTLLADPIPSVPVQSVSSSTDGSSPQLPGTSSQYAPLPLSAKVHGYSNRSSSGTSSRSQSQWQTSARWSQGFQTSGAFPLQIGSSSQSLKAPSRFSTQASPGSSLTGSGASKKWQPSASPWSKRFQASGTAEPQSSPTSVISSSYGYDQKASGYSKSSQSSPGIGW comes from the exons ATGGATATGGAGTGGAAGCG GGTCCACTTACTGATTTTCTTGAGCTTCTTGAAACCTGCTGTTGGATATGAAG GCTGGGTTTCTCAGAGTGTTCAGCCTCAGAACTGGTCCGTCCTCCACAAGCTCTCCAATCCTAGGAATGGCCAGTCTTCTGTGTTGGAGGCTCCAGTGACTGGAAGCATTCCTGTTGAAGAAGTGGCCTCTAATATGCTTGCTGGGAAGAACCCATATGCCAGCAAGTCTCCACTTTCCCGTTCACAATATGTAAAAAGAGGCTTTTCCAGCAGTTATGGATCTATGTCTCATACCCAAAGTGCACCAAATGTCTTGGACAGAATTTCATCACCGCTACAACTCCAGGGTTCCTCCAGTCCAAATGCACAGAAGATATTTAACAAGGCAGCTAGTGGAGAAGGTTCCTATAGTCCGTCTGCTCTATCTTCAAAATATGGCTCTGGACTGCAAAGCGTTTCTGCTCCCCTCTCTTCCACACCAGTACGAGGTGATGGTTTCAGTGGCTCATCCATCCGGTCAAATCTGTTTTTCTCCCCTCTTGATGTTTCTGGTCCACTCCCCAGTGATCAAAGCTCTTCAAATCCATCTGCAAGCTCTCAGGGCAACTCTGGCCTTAAGTTGGGAGGAACCTCTAGTTGGCTTTCTACACTGAGTAGCTCTTCCACAGGGTCCTCAAGCAGTTATCGCCATCTCTCTACTTCTCAGGGcagctctgagccacaactggcAGGAGGTTCAAGCCAACGTGTTTCTGCAAGTGGTTTGCTAATCCACTCTCCAAGTACTGAAAGTCAGAATACCCCTGGGTCCTTTTATGCCAAGCCTGCTGCCTCACCCATAGGTTTTCACCAGCTTACCACTGGTCAGAGTTCTTATGGCAAATATAAACCAAGCTCTGTGAGCAGAGTTGGCAATCAGCTGGCAGCTTCCCGTTATGTACCTAGACAGGATAGTAGCTCTGGTTCGTCTGTCCAGCCTCAAGGTACCACTAGCCAGCATGCTCCAGCTTTTTACTTTGGTGCAAAACTGCCTGTGTCCAGTCAGTACTCTAAAGTAACTCCAAGTGGTTATCTGTCTCCAAGCCAGTCATCTCTGAAGTGGCAGCCTTCAACCTCTAGGACCCAAGGATTTCAGACAGTATCAGGAACCGGTACATCACGGAGCACCTCTTGGCCTAATAATGGGTTCTCTTCACTGTCTTCAACAGGAGGTTCTGTGCAGTCTCAACCTGCCTCTAGCCAGAAAGCCCTGGCTTCTTTGGATGCAAGAGTGCCGGAGTACAGTCAAACTGCCTCAAGTGCATCCTCTGCTCCAAGCCAGACATCCCAGTGGGATCCTTTCACTTCTAGATGGTCCCATGGTTTTCAAACCTCTGGAGCTGTAGCATCTCACAGCAGCTCTCCCTCTCAAGGTTCGTCTACTAGTAAGTCCTTTACCCTTACCTCAGCAGCAAGTCCCAGCCAATTTGCCTCCAAACAGGAAGGAAGTGGTAGATATATTGGCTTATCCATTCAGTCTCCAAGTACCTCAAGTCTGCATAGTCCTGGGTCATCTGAATATGCTAAGCTTGCTGCCTCAACCCTAGGTGTTAGTCTGCCGACCAGTGGAGAACGCTCTTACAGCCAGTATACATCCAGCTCCTGGAGCAGAGCTGGCCCTCAGCTGGCAGACTCTACTCACCATGCACCCGTGCAGACTGGAAGCATGTTTACTGGCGGCTCCTCTCTCCAGAAGCAAGGTACCTCTCTGTATGCACCACCTCATTTGGATGTTAAAATGCCTATGTACAATCAGGCTCCAAGTGGACCATCACGCTCTCTGAGCCAACCATTTCAATGGCAGCCTTCCTCTAGTTTGTCTCAAGCTTTTCAGAACTCTGGTACAGTGGCCTCGCAGAGTAGCTCTCCATCTCAAGGCCCCAAGACTCCCACGATGTTCTCTACCTCTGCAAGAAGTTCTGACCAATTTGCCTCACCAAAAGAAGGAAGTGGTAGCTATAGTGGCTTGTCTCAAAGTGCCTTAACTCTAACTAGCCCTGAGTCCCCTACATATATCAAGCGTGGTTCCTCCCTGTTTGATGTTTCTAGGAAATCTTCCAGTGGTTTGAGCACCAACCGCATGTATACATCAAGCTCCCAGAGCAGGGATGGCACTCTGCTGGCAGACCCCATTCCTTCTGTGCCTGTGCAGTCCGTAAGCAGCTCTACTGATGGATCGTCTCCGCAGCTGCCAGGTACCTCTAGCCAGTATGCCCCTTTACCCTTGAGTGCAAAAGTGCATGGGTACAGTAACAGATCTTCAAGTGGAACCTCGTCTAGGAGCCAATCTCAATGGCAGACTTCAGCTAGGTGGTCACAAGGTTTTCAGACCTCTGGGGCATTCCCATTACAGATTGGCTCTTCATCTCAAAGCTTAAAGGCTCCCAGTAGGTTCTCCACTCAGGCTTCACCTGGATCCTCCTTGACTGGCTCAGGGGCATCTAAAAAATGGCAGCCTTCAGCCTCTCCTTGGAGCAAACGGTTTCAGGCCTCTGGCACCGCTGAACCTCAGAGCAGCCCAACATCAGTTATCTCCAGTAGCTATGGTTATGACCAGAAAGCTTCAGGCTATTCCAAATCTTCCCAGAGCTCCCCTGGTATAGGATGGTAG